Proteins encoded in a region of the Zea mays cultivar B73 chromosome 4, Zm-B73-REFERENCE-NAM-5.0, whole genome shotgun sequence genome:
- the LOC107275232 gene encoding GDSL esterase/lipase At5g33370, translating to MLVGANFASAGVGILNDTGIQFANIIHISKQLRYFEQYQRRLAALIGPEAASRVVRGALVLITLGGNDFVNNYYLVPYSARSREFSLPDYVTYLLSEYAQVLDRLYDLGARRVLVQGVGPIGCVPAELALHSLDGTCDAELQRAAEMYNPRLMALLEELNARHGGGDPVFVGVNMQRIHNDFIDDPKAYGFQTATDACCGQGRFNGMGLCTMVSSLCADRDTYVFWDAFHPTERANRLIVQQFMSGSTDYITPMNLSTVLAVDLQKQQLRT from the exons ATGCTCGTCGGCGCCAACTTCGCGTCCGCCGGCGTCGGCATCCTCAACGACACCGGAATCCAGTTC GCCAACATCATCCATATCTCCAAGCAGCTGCGCTACTTCGAGCAGTACCAGAGGCGCCTGGCCGCGCTGATCGGCCCGGAGGCGGCGTCCCGCGTGGTGCGCGGCGCGCTGGTGCTCATCACGCTGGGCGGCAACGACTTCGTGAACAACTACTACCTGGTGCCCTACTCGGCGCGGTCGCGGGAGTTCTCGCTGCCGGACTACGTCACCTACCTGCTGTCGGAGTACGCGCAGGTGCTGGACCGCCTCTACGACCTCGGCGCGCGGCGGGTGCTGGTGCAGGGGGTGGGGCCCATCGGCTGCGTCCCCGCGGAGCTGGCGCTGCACAGCCTCGACGGCACCTGCGACGCCGAGCTGCAGCGCGCCGCCGAGATGTACAACCCGCGGCTCATGGCGCTGCTGGAGGAGCTCAACGCGCGCCACGGCGGCGGCGACCCCGTGTTCGTCGGCGTCAACATGCAGCGCATCCACAACGACTTCATCGACGACCCCAAGGCGTACGGCTTCCAGACCGCCACCGACGCGTGCTGCGGCCAGGGCCGCTTCAACGGCATGGGGCTCTGCACCATGGTGTCCAGCCTCTGCGCCGACCGCGACACCTACGTGTTCTGGGACGCCTTCCACCCCACGGAGCGCGCCAACCGCCTCATCGTGCAGCAGTTCATGTCCGGCTCCACCGACTACATCACGCCCATGAACCTCAGCACCGTCCTCGCCGTCGACCTCCAGAAGCAGCAGCTGCGTACGTGA
- the LOC100280175 gene encoding protein kinase superfamily protein precursor — MGGVGAASLALLPLPLLLLLLVRAEASALHGTILPNPAPSPSSPPEARSFGPRISPSYPPRALSPGSPDIDVRSHSHKPPHHRESNQGPSPSSAEAGCSSYICTEPLTATPIGSPCGCVEPISVIVDLDLAPYLLFMSIAELEVEVAAGTFLKQSQVKIMAAVASIQDDQKTRVTIYLVPLREEFDTYTASLISDRFRDKKVQINSSIFGDYKVINVSYHGLQSPPSSVPGGSDPSGTEDPITAEVPDQMKKHKKSDILIVVVALGSSLGLLLTCAVVLILLVRWKKLGRLHEDMNPATTPTVNRRYGARSTLSTGMVSSASASAFSTVATCTTSVKTFSLGQLQKATDGFDSRRVLGQGGFGCVYHGTIEDGNEIAVKLLTREDRSGDREFIAEVEMLSRLHHRNLVKLIGICVDRSKRCLVYELIRNGSVESHLHGADKAKGKLNWDVRMKIALGAARGLAYLHEDSNPHVIHRDFKASNILLEEDFTPKVTDFGLAREASNATQPISTRVMGTFGYVAPEYAMTGHLLVKSDVYSYGVVLLELLSGRKPVSISESKDPENLVTWARPLLSHKEGLEKLIDPSLEGNFNFDNVAKVASIASMCVHADPSQRPFMGEAVQALKLIYSDPDEACDDSYSPRNSSDQDGGYDGDLVFGSGSWGFGASGSGCLDYRNSLPFVTMDYSSGRIEGPRDPRAALSAGSHAQPPVLQNRSGPLRVKKKLAASYRSRGSVSEHGHLPRH, encoded by the exons ATGGGCGGCGTCGGCGCCGCCTCGCTTGCCCTGCTGccgctccccctcctcctcctcctgctcGTCCGCGCGGAGGCCTCCGCTCTCCACG GAACTATATTGCCTAACCCAGCACCGAGTCCATCTAGCCCCCCTGAAGCGAGATCGTTTGGACCTCGAATTTCCCCTTCATATCCTCCAAGGGCACTGTCTCCAGGATCTCCTG ACATTGATGTGCGCTCTCATTCGCACAAGCCCCCACACCATAGAGAGTCAAATCAGGGCCCTTCACCATCCTCAGCAGAAG CAGGTTGTTCTAGTTATATATGCACTGAACCACTGACTGCAACACCAATTGGTTCCCCTTGTGGCTGTGTCGAGCCTATTAGTGTTATCGTTGATCTGGACTTAGCTCCTTACCTACTGTTCATGAGCATAGCTGAGttagaagttgaagttgcagctgGGACATTTCTTAAACAAAGCCAAGTGAAGATCATGGCTGCAGTTGCAAGTATCCAGGATGACCAGAAGACACGGGTGACCATTTATTTGGTGCCACTAAGAGAAGAGTTTGATACTTATACGGCATCCCTAATATCTGATAGGTTCAGGGATAAAAAGGTCCAGATAAATTCATCTATATTTGGAGATTATAAAGTTATCAATGTCAGCTATCATG GATTGCAATCCCCACCATCATCTGTGCCTGGAGGATCGGATCCTTCAGGAACCGAAGATCCTATAACTGCAGAGGTGCCTGATCAGATGAAAAAGCACAAGAAATCAGATATTTTGATCGTCGTGGTAGCGTTAGGGTCTTCTCTTGGACTTCTGTTGACATGTGCTGTTGTCCTGATCTTACTAGTAAGATGGAAGAAACTTGGACGGCTTCATGAGGATATGAACCCTGCAACTACCCCAACAGTTAATAGAAGATACG GTGCTAGATCAACTTTGTCAACCGGCATGGTGAGCTCTGCGTCAGCATCAGCGTTTTCAACAGTGGCTACTTGCACAACATCTGTAAAGACATTTTCACTAGGCCAACTTCAGAAGGCCACAGATGGTTTTGATTCGAGAAGAGTTTTGGGTCAAGGTGGCTTTGGGTGTGTCTACCATGGGACAATAGAGGATGGAAACGAAATTGCTGTTAAATTGCTTACAAGGGAGGACAGGAGTGGTGACCGTGAGTTTATTGCGGAGGTGGAAATGCTCAGTCGACTGCACCACCGTAATCTTGTCAAATTGATTGGTATTTGCGTTGATCGGAGCAAAAGATGTCTTGTGTATGAGCTCATACGCAACGGAAGTGTGGAATCTCATCTTCATG GCGCTGACAAGGCTAAGGGTAAGCTGAACTGGGATGTTAGGATGAAAATTGCTCTTGGGGCTGCTCGAGGCTTAGCATACCTGCATGAAGATTCAAACCCTCATGTCATACACCGTGACTTCAAGGCCAGCAATATCTTGTTAGAGGAAGATTTCACTCCCAAAGTTACTGATTTTGGTTTAGCAAGGGAAGCATCCAATGCAACTCAACCTATATCTACCAGGGTAATGGGCACTTTCGG TTATGTTGCTCCAGAATATGCAATGACGGGTCATCTTCTTGTGAAGAGCGACGTCTACAGTTACGGGGTTGTCTTGCTGGAACTTCTATCAGGAAGGAAGCCCGTAAGCATCTCCGAGTCGAAGGATCCCGAGAACCTTGTGACCTGGGCCCGTCCTCTGCTAAGCCACAAGGAGGGCCTGGAGAAGTTGATCGACCCTTCTCTGGAAGGGAACTTCAACTTCGACAACGTGGCTAAGGTGGCGTCCATCGCTTCCATGTGCGTGCACGCGGACCCATCGCAGAGGCCGTTCATGGGCGAAGCCGTCCAGGCACTGAAGCTCATCTACAGTGATCCGGACGAGGCCTGCGACGATTCCTACAGCCCGAGGAACTCATCCGACCAAGACGGTGGCTACGACGGAGACCTGGTCTTCGGGAGCGGGAGCTGGGGGTTTGGGGCCTCTGGCTCTGGGTGCCTGGACTACCGGAACTCCCTGCCGTTTGTTACCATGGACTACAGTTCCGGCCGAATAGAAGGGCCGCGCGACCCTCGCGCGGCGTTGTCGGCGGGCTCCCATGCCCAGCCACCGGTGCTGCAGAATAGATCAGGCCCCTTGCGGGTGAAGAAGAAGCTGGCCGCCTCCTACCGCTCTAGAGGCAGTGTTAGCGAGCATGGGCACCTGCCGCGCCATTGA
- the LOC100280175 gene encoding protein kinase superfamily protein isoform X1 yields MGGVGAASLALLPLPLLLLLLVRAEASALHGTILPNPAPSPSSPPEARSFGPRISPSYPPRALSPGSPDIDVRSHSHKPPHHRESNQGPSPSSAEGCSSYICTEPLTATPIGSPCGCVEPISVIVDLDLAPYLLFMSIAELEVEVAAGTFLKQSQVKIMAAVASIQDDQKTRVTIYLVPLREEFDTYTASLISDRFRDKKVQINSSIFGDYKVINVSYHGLQSPPSSVPGGSDPSGTEDPITAEVPDQMKKHKKSDILIVVVALGSSLGLLLTCAVVLILLVRWKKLGRLHEDMNPATTPTVNRRYGARSTLSTGMVSSASASAFSTVATCTTSVKTFSLGQLQKATDGFDSRRVLGQGGFGCVYHGTIEDGNEIAVKLLTREDRSGDREFIAEVEMLSRLHHRNLVKLIGICVDRSKRCLVYELIRNGSVESHLHGADKAKGKLNWDVRMKIALGAARGLAYLHEDSNPHVIHRDFKASNILLEEDFTPKVTDFGLAREASNATQPISTRVMGTFGYVAPEYAMTGHLLVKSDVYSYGVVLLELLSGRKPVSISESKDPENLVTWARPLLSHKEGLEKLIDPSLEGNFNFDNVAKVASIASMCVHADPSQRPFMGEAVQALKLIYSDPDEACDDSYSPRNSSDQDGGYDGDLVFGSGSWGFGASGSGCLDYRNSLPFVTMDYSSGRIEGPRDPRAALSAGSHAQPPVLQNRSGPLRVKKKLAASYRSRGSVSEHGHLPRH; encoded by the exons ATGGGCGGCGTCGGCGCCGCCTCGCTTGCCCTGCTGccgctccccctcctcctcctcctgctcGTCCGCGCGGAGGCCTCCGCTCTCCACG GAACTATATTGCCTAACCCAGCACCGAGTCCATCTAGCCCCCCTGAAGCGAGATCGTTTGGACCTCGAATTTCCCCTTCATATCCTCCAAGGGCACTGTCTCCAGGATCTCCTG ACATTGATGTGCGCTCTCATTCGCACAAGCCCCCACACCATAGAGAGTCAAATCAGGGCCCTTCACCATCCTCAGCAGAAG GTTGTTCTAGTTATATATGCACTGAACCACTGACTGCAACACCAATTGGTTCCCCTTGTGGCTGTGTCGAGCCTATTAGTGTTATCGTTGATCTGGACTTAGCTCCTTACCTACTGTTCATGAGCATAGCTGAGttagaagttgaagttgcagctgGGACATTTCTTAAACAAAGCCAAGTGAAGATCATGGCTGCAGTTGCAAGTATCCAGGATGACCAGAAGACACGGGTGACCATTTATTTGGTGCCACTAAGAGAAGAGTTTGATACTTATACGGCATCCCTAATATCTGATAGGTTCAGGGATAAAAAGGTCCAGATAAATTCATCTATATTTGGAGATTATAAAGTTATCAATGTCAGCTATCATG GATTGCAATCCCCACCATCATCTGTGCCTGGAGGATCGGATCCTTCAGGAACCGAAGATCCTATAACTGCAGAGGTGCCTGATCAGATGAAAAAGCACAAGAAATCAGATATTTTGATCGTCGTGGTAGCGTTAGGGTCTTCTCTTGGACTTCTGTTGACATGTGCTGTTGTCCTGATCTTACTAGTAAGATGGAAGAAACTTGGACGGCTTCATGAGGATATGAACCCTGCAACTACCCCAACAGTTAATAGAAGATACG GTGCTAGATCAACTTTGTCAACCGGCATGGTGAGCTCTGCGTCAGCATCAGCGTTTTCAACAGTGGCTACTTGCACAACATCTGTAAAGACATTTTCACTAGGCCAACTTCAGAAGGCCACAGATGGTTTTGATTCGAGAAGAGTTTTGGGTCAAGGTGGCTTTGGGTGTGTCTACCATGGGACAATAGAGGATGGAAACGAAATTGCTGTTAAATTGCTTACAAGGGAGGACAGGAGTGGTGACCGTGAGTTTATTGCGGAGGTGGAAATGCTCAGTCGACTGCACCACCGTAATCTTGTCAAATTGATTGGTATTTGCGTTGATCGGAGCAAAAGATGTCTTGTGTATGAGCTCATACGCAACGGAAGTGTGGAATCTCATCTTCATG GCGCTGACAAGGCTAAGGGTAAGCTGAACTGGGATGTTAGGATGAAAATTGCTCTTGGGGCTGCTCGAGGCTTAGCATACCTGCATGAAGATTCAAACCCTCATGTCATACACCGTGACTTCAAGGCCAGCAATATCTTGTTAGAGGAAGATTTCACTCCCAAAGTTACTGATTTTGGTTTAGCAAGGGAAGCATCCAATGCAACTCAACCTATATCTACCAGGGTAATGGGCACTTTCGG TTATGTTGCTCCAGAATATGCAATGACGGGTCATCTTCTTGTGAAGAGCGACGTCTACAGTTACGGGGTTGTCTTGCTGGAACTTCTATCAGGAAGGAAGCCCGTAAGCATCTCCGAGTCGAAGGATCCCGAGAACCTTGTGACCTGGGCCCGTCCTCTGCTAAGCCACAAGGAGGGCCTGGAGAAGTTGATCGACCCTTCTCTGGAAGGGAACTTCAACTTCGACAACGTGGCTAAGGTGGCGTCCATCGCTTCCATGTGCGTGCACGCGGACCCATCGCAGAGGCCGTTCATGGGCGAAGCCGTCCAGGCACTGAAGCTCATCTACAGTGATCCGGACGAGGCCTGCGACGATTCCTACAGCCCGAGGAACTCATCCGACCAAGACGGTGGCTACGACGGAGACCTGGTCTTCGGGAGCGGGAGCTGGGGGTTTGGGGCCTCTGGCTCTGGGTGCCTGGACTACCGGAACTCCCTGCCGTTTGTTACCATGGACTACAGTTCCGGCCGAATAGAAGGGCCGCGCGACCCTCGCGCGGCGTTGTCGGCGGGCTCCCATGCCCAGCCACCGGTGCTGCAGAATAGATCAGGCCCCTTGCGGGTGAAGAAGAAGCTGGCCGCCTCCTACCGCTCTAGAGGCAGTGTTAGCGAGCATGGGCACCTGCCGCGCCATTGA
- the LOC100273744 gene encoding catalytic/ hydrolase/ phosphoglycolate phosphatase → MLPRLLNGPHRLLLGGPHASGAAPLHRRRVLAGRRAMSASASPASGPRRPLRGVVFDMDGTLTVPVIDFPAMYREVLGGDAAYAAARGSGGGSVDILHCIEDWAPDKQRHAYEVIARFEREGLDRLQIMPGASELCGFLDAKQIRRGLITRNVKDTVDLFHQRFGMTFTPALSREFRPYKPNPAPLLHICSAWNIPPHEVIMVGDSLKDDVVCGKRAGAFTCLLDETGRYGPHDSLPEEVKPDFKVSSLTEVFAVLEEHFDLAPVPAESRI, encoded by the exons ATGCTCCCCCGCCTGCTCAACGGGCCCCACCGCCTGCTCCTTGGCGGGCCCCACGCCTCGGGCGCCGCGCCCCTCCACCGCCGCCGCGTCCTCGCCGGCCGCCGGGCCATGtccgcctccgcctcgcccgcgtCCGGGCCGAGGCGTCCGCTGCGCGGGGTGGTCTTCGACATGGACGGCACCCTCACGGTGCCAGTCATCGATTTCCCGGCCATGTACCGCGAGGTGCTCGGCGGGGACGCCGCCTACGCCGCGGCGCGCGGCTCGGGGGGAGGCTCCGTCGACATCCTCCACTGCATCGAGGACTGGGCGCCCGACAAGCAGCGCCACGCGTACGAGGTCATCGCGCGCTTCGAGCGGgagggcctcgaccgcctccagaTCATGCCCG GGGCCTCGGAGCTGTGTGGCTTCCTGGACGCGAAGCAGATCAG AAGAGGTTTGATCACCCGTAATGTGAAGGACACAGTTGATTTGTTCCACCAAAGATTTGGT ATGACGTTCACTCCTGCACTGAGCAGAGAATTTCGCCCCTATAAACCAAATCCTGCTCCACTGCTTCACATATGCTCCGCTTGGAACATTCCACCACACGAAGTGATCATGGTTGGCGACAGTCTCAAGGATGAT GTTGTTTGTGGAAAGAGGGCAGGAGCTTTCACTTGCTTGCTTGATGAAACGGGGCGATATGGTCCTCACGATTCTTTACCTGAGGAAGTAAAACCTGACTTCAAGGTGTCCTCACTGACAGAAGTATTCGCTGTGCTGGAGGAGCACTTCGATTTGGCACCAGTGCCTGCCGAGAGTAGAATATGA